In Archaeoglobus profundus DSM 5631, the sequence GACAGGTTGAACAAGCTGAATGAGGTGGTGTAAATGGCTAAGGGCGCGGAATGTGTTTCGAAGTATTATGAGATAAAGGGTGATAAGGTCATAAGAAAGAGGAAGTTCTGTCCGAGATGCGGAGAAGGTGTATTCTTGGCAGAACATAAGGACAGAAGGACATGCGGAAAGTGTGGTTACACTGAGTTTAAGAAGTGATCGAAGCCAGATTTGAAGATGAAGGCTTTAGGAATTGAAGGAACCGCTTGGAACCTCAGCGTTGCAGTGGTGGATGAGAACGATGTAATAGCAATGTTCAGCGACCCCTACATTCCAAAGGAGGGTGGCATTCATCCAAGAGAAGCTTCACAGCATCACTCGGAAAAGATTGGTGAGCTTATCAAAAAAATTTTTTCTATTGTTCCTATTGAGGATATAGATGTCATAGCATTTTCTCAGGGGCCGGGTTTAGGTCCCTGCTTAAGGGTTGTGGCAACGGTAGCGAGGTTTTTGGCTTTGAAGTTTAATAAGCCGTTAGTAGGTGTGAATCACTGCCTAGCCCATGTAGAAGTTGGTAGATGGAAAACTAAGGCGAAGAATCCCGTAACGCTTTATGTGAGCGGTGGAAATAGTCAAGTTATAGCGAGGAGGGGGAACAGATACAGAGTCTTTGGGGAAACGCTTGACATAGGCATAGGCAACGCTCTGGATAAGCTTGCAAGGCACATGGGTTTAAGCCATCCCGGAGGACCTAAAATAGAGGAACTTGCAAGGAAAGGGAAAAACTACTATGAGTTACCATACGTAGTGAAAGGGATGGACTTTTCATTCAGCGGACTCGTCACAGCCGCGCAGAGACTTTACGATTCGGGAGTAAGTAAGGAAGATGTTGCCTTTAGCTTTCAGGAAACGGCATTTGCAATGCTTGTCGAGGTGACGGAAAGGGCTTTAGCCTATTTAGATTTAAACGAGGTTCTGCTCGTTGGAGGTGTCGGAGCAAATCGAAGGCTTCAAGAAATGCTGAAAATAATGTGCGAAGACAGAGGAGCAAGATTTTACGCGCCTCCTAAAGAGCTCATGGGAGATAATGGTGCTATGATTGCTTACACAGGTTTGTTGATGTACAAACATGGTTACGTAACTCCATTGGAAGATTCCTACGCCAAACCGGATTTTAGAATTGAGAGTGTGGAAATCTTGTGGGATTGAAAGTTTTTATTTTCTTAATTTTCTTACTGTGTGTTGAAAGCCATGATATAATTTCTCAATCTGGGGATGTAATCAAGACATTGTTACACATCTGTGCTCGAAGAATCCCCTAGAGTGGGAGAAGAAGTTTACAAGTTCCAAAACATTTGGGGGCTAAGGAACTTAATGAGATTGCAAAAAGCATTTGACAATTTTACTCACGTCTGACAGTGAGGTTACACGTTCGGTCAAAAACACTGTCGAGAAGTTTTTACGTATCTATCTGAGGCATCAATGCAATAGTGATCGATAAAAACCAGCTCTAATCTCCTTGTAATTTATTGTTTGTAAGGCCAATGTATACTGGGCCATAAAGCTTACATAGATTTTGGAAAGAAACGCTTAAACTTGGTCCAGATTAAAAACAGCAGGACAATGATAACGTACAAAATAAGGAGGTTCAACATAGAAGGGTTTGAGATAAGAGGGAAGAAGTATCTCAGCCCTGAAGAAGAGTTTCTACTTTCTAAGAAGGTTTTCGTGCAAGAGAAGGTTGACGGAAAGTTCACATGCAGGGATTTTGGAGATTTCTTAATTCTATGCGAAGACTTGAGGGACACGCACACAATATACTACAAGAATTTGCCATCAAGGTTTCTGGGTTTTGACGTATATCAAAAGGATGAAGGATTTTTGGAGGTTAAGGAAGCTTACAAAATCATGTTAGAGTACGGGATAATACCGGTTCCAATAATATATGTCGGCAAAGTCGATAAAGAAATGATAAAAAATTTCGTTCTCGAGAAAAACTCAGAATTCTTAACAGAAATAAATCCAAAAATGAGGGACATTGCAAAGGAAGTAGCTCCAGATATCGTCGGGAAAAAGAATTTCATAGAAGGTGTTGTCGTCAAGTATTACGAGAACAACAGACTATACGCTGGAAAAGCCGTGAATCCAGCCTTTGAAAAAATAGGCCGGTAGATATGAAATGTACAAGCACAGGAACAGAATTACCCCTTGGAGCGAAGAAAAACTCAACAAATATTTTAGAAGAGTGTTTTCTTGGCTGTAGATCTTTATTTATCTAGGATTCATCTAAGGCCGAACAAATCTCGCAACGAGGATTTCTCTTCAAATTAGCCGTGCTGAATTTCATCTCTGCGAGATTTACTGAAATGTAGTTAGGTGGTTTTGAAATCTCGAAAAGTACATTAAAAGCTATCATAGCAGCGAGACTTGCCAAAAAACTTAGAGTTGGAGCAGGACTAACAGCGTAAC encodes:
- a CDS encoding 30S ribosomal protein S27ae, translating into MAKGAECVSKYYEIKGDKVIRKRKFCPRCGEGVFLAEHKDRRTCGKCGYTEFKK
- a CDS encoding bifunctional N(6)-L-threonylcarbamoyladenine synthase/serine/threonine protein kinase, which produces MKALGIEGTAWNLSVAVVDENDVIAMFSDPYIPKEGGIHPREASQHHSEKIGELIKKIFSIVPIEDIDVIAFSQGPGLGPCLRVVATVARFLALKFNKPLVGVNHCLAHVEVGRWKTKAKNPVTLYVSGGNSQVIARRGNRYRVFGETLDIGIGNALDKLARHMGLSHPGGPKIEELARKGKNYYELPYVVKGMDFSFSGLVTAAQRLYDSGVSKEDVAFSFQETAFAMLVEVTERALAYLDLNEVLLVGGVGANRRLQEMLKIMCEDRGARFYAPPKELMGDNGAMIAYTGLLMYKHGYVTPLEDSYAKPDFRIESVEILWD
- a CDS encoding RNA ligase family protein; translated protein: MITYKIRRFNIEGFEIRGKKYLSPEEEFLLSKKVFVQEKVDGKFTCRDFGDFLILCEDLRDTHTIYYKNLPSRFLGFDVYQKDEGFLEVKEAYKIMLEYGIIPVPIIYVGKVDKEMIKNFVLEKNSEFLTEINPKMRDIAKEVAPDIVGKKNFIEGVVVKYYENNRLYAGKAVNPAFEKIGR